ACTTGGTTCCTTAACCCCTCAAACTTCATCACTGTCTCTGAATTTGATGAAAAGGAACTTCATACAGCTATACCATTAATCAGAACGTGCACTTACATTACGGActtctgttttcaattcttttgttcCCCCATTTATCTTAACACTACTCcaatgggaaagaaaaagaaaacctcaggGTCAATGTTGTGACATCACACTTAAGCGCCATCTGCAATGCTCGCATCCCtaatggctgccagtttgagtttcagctgctcaacttctgatgcagcttcctactgatgaaactgagaaagcagcagaagcctgcccaagtgcttgggctcctgcactcacaagggaaaCCAGAAtgcagctcctggtttctggcttcagcctggcctagccctggccatagctgccatttggggagtgaactagcaaatggaagatctcattttctcacagtttctctctctctctcactctgcctttcaaataaataagataaatcttaaaaaagagaaaaacaccaCATGCAATTTTTAATTAAGCCTGCACTTCGAATTTACCTAGTGGTACAGGAGAAGCACTACCTGACCTGCATTCAtgaaatgatttcaatttttctcttAAGGGTTGCTTTGTTCCTATGGTCTGTGGACTCCATTGTTACTGTAGCTTTCAACAATCATAAAATCAAACCAATAGATCTTACCTGTTCAGAGACAAGGAGCAGATAAGTCTTTGTCCCAAAATAACCAGGCCAACACTGGTACTCGCAACCTGCAGACAACAAAAGCTTTCATGACTAAGATAAGAGGATCTGTTCACTTTGGCCACACATATAATTCCTTTGACTCTAAAAGAAATTGGGAAGAAACTGCTCTGAAAATTCTTTCTTGCAGGTGAGAAAACTATAAATACTGTAAAGACTTTTTGTTTGAGGACCCcctttaaatgattatttttttcttttctgttatctCTTCTTCATGTATGtgatggggtgtgtgtatgtaagtATGACATTTTGCTTAAGTTCAATATATTAGTTCCTGTCTACCAGATTAAATTTGAACTTCATCTGATCAAGTAAATTTGAGTGCTACCTGATTgtcttatttgaaataaaaaagaaacgcAGCTGTCCATGTGACTGAGGTAGGAGGAAGGGCACACAGGAGGTAGAGACTGGCAAGGTTTTATGCAATGAGTGGGGTGTGAGTGctggcctgcctccctccctccacacaccCCTCCCTGCAGTCTTAACTGTGGCCTCACTCCCCATGCCTCCAATGGTCCAGGTCCATGGTGGGAACAGGGAACAGGCTGCCCTCCTGTCCCCCAAACTTACAAAGTCCATGGACACGATGGTTTTCATAGTGGAGTTCTCAGGTTGGGTGAGCATCATGATGGAGGCAGGGATGTCCAGGGAGAAGTTGCCCGGTTGTAAGTTGATAATGGGAGGCTCTGTGGCCATGATCCGCACCAtgaagggctgggccaagatgtaGATGTCTGCAATCTGCCGATGtgcagggaaagaaacagagattggGAGTCGGGGTTGATGGGGGGAaatcacaaaattttttttttttttgacaggcagagtggacagtgagagagagagacagagagagaaaggtcttcctttgccattggttcaccctccaatggccgccgcggccagcgcgctgcggccggcgcaccgcgctgatccggtggcaggagccaggagccaggtgcttttcctggtctcccatggggtgcagggcccaagcacctgggccatcctccactgcactccctggccacagcagagagctggcctgaagaggggcaaccgggacagaatccggcgccctgactgggactagaacctggggtgccggcgccgctaggcggaggattagcctagtgagccgcggcgccagccaatgatTAAGTCTTACATAATACAGCTAAAATACAACGAAACTTTTTAATAGAAACaatatcatacacacacacactcaaaaccAGTAACAACAGCTGACCTCGGTGAACACACACTGCATGCCAGCACTGCGCGAGAGACTTTAGGCATgatctcatttcatcctcacaGAATCCCTGTGAGGCAGATTCTACAAGGATCCCTGTTCTATAATAGATTCGGGGAGTCCTAGAGAGGCTGAGATATTTTCTCAAGGTTGTCAGAGAATAAATGGtagaactgggattcaaatctATGTCTGCCCAACTTGATACGCTTGCTCTAAAACCAAGATGCTACACAAACATCTCCTTGCCCTTAAGAGCAGGACTAATGTTCAATGCCTACTATGCTATCAAGGCATGGTACTAATAGCCTTTTTACTAAAGTCACAATTGAGGACACCAATCCTTCATTTAAGTTAATAAATCCTTTTTCTAAGTTAATTATTTCAAGGGTGACAGTACCTTGTGGAAGGAATAGATAATTTCTTTTGCAAACTTACAATGCCTTTaattgtacttttttattttaagacttatttatttatttgaaaggatgagttacagagagacagagagagagagagagagagagagagagagagagtcttccatccactggttcactgcccagatggccgcaacggccggagctgggctgatccgaagccaggagccaggagcttcttctgggtctcccacatgggtggaggggcccaagcgcttgggccatcttccactgatttcccaggccatagcagagagctggatcggaagtggagcagccgggactggaaccggcactcatatgagatgccagcactacagcatcaccacagcaccggcccctaattttACTTTCAATGTACTTCAACACACACTGTTCacaaaatatttgtgtatatctTATTAAGAGGAAAAAACTCCTAGTAATGGAAAGATAGATTCATGCTTGGACTTAAAGACAGTGTAAAATCTCACAAGACTTCCTGACGTAATTGCAATTAAACTAAACACATGATCAAGGAGTCAAACTCAAAGCACTTACCCGGGAGAGCACGTTGCCAAGGCCTTGAGAATTTTGAATGAGATGGttggaaatctgaaaaataaaaaccaccacaCCACTGTAAGGCTTTTACCTGAATTGTCTTTTCAGAGAAATGTGTTTCTTATGATTTTATGAGTCAAGAAATTTACAGCATAACATGTTTGTTATAGCATAACCATAGGGAATTTGAagtccagagaagtaaagtgattTGTCCAAGTCACAGGAAGTTAAACACATTTTAAGTGCGTTTGAACTTGGAAACTCTCCCCATCACCAACACACACCGTGTGAAAACATCCTACAGTCATTAACAACAAGTCTGGTGCGATTGTCCTTATTTTCAGAGGTTCCTGAGACAGGGGATGCTTAACTAATTTACCTTTACAGGGGAATGATTTCAAATCTGAATCTGAACATGTCCAGTTCTCAACACTGTAAGGAAGCTGGTGCAGCCATACTTACCAATTTGATTTATAACTACTATATAATTAAGATGTAGAGAATGAGAAGATTCAAAGGGGGAGTCTCAATTAAAGATTTTGGTTTACTGGTAGGAGAGATAATTCTCATTATAAAGTGGAAACACAAGGCAAAGAGAGTTAGCTGTCCTATTCCTCAGCTAAGTCAGTTGTCATTACCACCAGGGGCAATCTTTAAATTGGTGGAACGAAAGGAGTTATAGCCACGGTGGTGATACGTGGCCATTAAGTGGCTCTTACTCCGTGCTAGGCATGGGTTGAATGCTCCACGTGTATTTGAACATCTGGATGTCCACACCGACCCTTTGAGCATGGAGCTATCATTGCCTTTTATATTCTTCCAAAATGAGGACACTCTGGCAAACGGAAGCTAAATATGTTGCAATTACTGAGAGTCACTGTCAATACTTGGTGGAGGGGGTCTTGGTATATTTAAGATGTATCTGGAACAATGGTCAGATgtcatgaaaaaaattgaaattagcaTAATTGGAAACCCAACAAATCCCCAGATAATAACAACATTCATCCCACAATTCCTTCATTTGTTGTCCTGCTAACAGTGACAGCTTAAAAAGGTCCAGGAATCAAAACCACGACCTAAAAATCCCACAGTGTGATGTGGATAAGAAGGTGGAATGATGACGTCATTGTCATCATTCGTTAACTCTGCTCACCTCTTTGGTGGAGAACGTGACATCGAAAGCCCCCGCTGTGTAATAAGCAAAAGATGCAGATTTGAAGAAGTACTCCGAGATCCCAATGTAGAGCATAGAGTCACTGCGCTCGGGCAGCACAAAAGGAGCTGGTGAGAAGGGGGGGTCGACAGGGTTCTCCAGAGGGTAGAAGGTGCCCTGTGGGAAGACAGAAAGACCAGTGTACTGGGGGAAAACTCGGCAAGCCGGACTGAGGAGGTGGACCCTCTCAAGTCAGAATGAGAAAAATTCCAGAAACTCGGCAGGATGAGAACATCGTAAGGCCTCTGACTCCTTGACTGGCGACAATGTTTCAAAGCTCTGAGGATTCTTGAGCATATTTGGGTGTCTGTCCACCCAGGGGTGTAACTCAGTGAGGGGCGTCTAACTGGCCCTTCTCTCAAACAAAGGCAGGAGGTGCCACATAAAGGTGTCAAACTTTTAACCTTCAAAATCCATGACTTGTGTATGCAGGACATCACAGAAAGACTCAGAAGGACCCAGAACTCTGAATGGTTTAAAGTATTTTGTGGCATTCCTAACGCTTTTGTTAGCTGTAGGGACTTATTATAAAAATAGTCTTATCCAACATCAAACTTATTTCAAAGTCTGCATGAGTGAAATATAAGCTGAAACTCACTCCAATTGACAATGAACTTTGAAGTAAAATTAAGTATCAGCACAATGATCACTTTCCCATGATCAGCTTCAGCAAACATCATTTCCCTGACAGAAGTCGGCTGCTCTCAGTTAAATCCACCAACCTGAGAGTTAGGAGCAGAGGAACTAATATGTACAATCTACTGATGTGTTACTTTATAACAAATGCAGATCACTCCCTTGATGGCTCTTAGTCTCAGACCTACTCCCAGAGGCCAAGACATCCTGGTACGTCTATTGAAAGAGGAAGACACAGGTTGTGCAATCCAAACGATCACTGGCCCATCAATAAAGTGTTCAATCgtctttggggggggggaagggggtggagctgtggcgtagcgggtaaagttgccacctgcagtgctggcataccatatgggcgccagttcgaatcctggatgctccacttctgatccagctctctgcaatggcctgagaaagcagtagaaaatagcccaaggacttgggcctctgcacccgcatgggagacccagagaaagctctaggctcctggttttggattggctcagcttgggctgttgtggtcatgtgtggagtgaaccagaagatggaagatttctctctgtctctgccgctgcctctctgtaactctgcctttcaaataaataaataaataaataacatcttaaaaaaaaaaaggagagagaatttttggaaaagacaTAAACATGAGTtgcttgaaagaaaataaaatgatttgaaGAGCATGTTATGTGTATTTCCTTCTGCATACAACctacattttctaaattttgGTTGTTGACAGCCAGAGTGAGAATTCTGATGATGAGAAAATtacctttggggccagtgctgtggtgaagtaggttaagcctctgcctgtggtgttggcatcccatatgtgtgctggttcaaatcctggctgcttcacttctgatccagctccttgctaatggcctgggaaagcagtgggggatggcccaagttgttgggcccctgcaaccacatgggagacccagatgaagctcctggctcctggctttggattggtccagttgtggcctttgtagccatttggggagtgcaccagtggatggaagatctctgtctctctgtttctccctctttctatgtgtaactctgtcttttaaacaaataaatacatctttttaaaaaagttaccttAAAATTCACGTCAAGGGAGTTCTCAGTAATTTCTGGAGAATCGATTATGGAATAATCCAGAAGAGTGTAGTTGTCAATCTTGGTTAGGACTACAGGAatgacaataaaaaagaaaatctacattCATTAAAGCATGGTATGATAtatgaaaatatcaatgaaaaaatttaatttttaaatatgtttaaaatatcaaTTCTTTTCACAAGTAATATGTgctcccttttaaaaaatcaggaaaagtGTCTAAGtcaaaagaagaaagtaaaactCTTTCTCAATCACATTGCCCTGAGAGACACATCAGTAACATTTTGGTGTGTATTATTTTAGCCATATGTAGGTGCACACACACAATACATGTATACTTGTAGTTCTATAGGAAATTAGCACGGAGTCCCTTAACAATATTAAGTCATATATTAGGTTGATATAATAAGAGGTTTTCAAAGTTAATGTTACAGATTTCTATGCAGTTAGAactccacttattttttttttacaatgagtATGCATTACTGTTGTAAttagatataattttttaaaaagtgacattgTGAGGGGGAAATAAAACCACTAAGTTGCAAAGGCCAAGGAAATTATTGTGCACCATGCcatcaatttatttttacattataatTTTCAGAACCAAGCAGaaggcaggaggcccaggggaCAGTGGTGGGTGGAGCATCTGGGAGGATGGATTTCAGACAGGTTGCAGTGTTGCGGTCCTCAGCCTTCTGAACTTGGCTTGAGAGAGCCGCCCTCCTGACCACGGCCCTGTGTTCTGTGGTTGAAGACTTCCTCCCTGTTCTAGAGAAGGTGCCTGCCTGTGTGTCACCTCTTCTCTTCTTGCATGTTATGTTAGTTAGTTCTATAGAGATGAGAAGCAAGAAGGGATGAAGTGGCTTGCTAAGGTATGGGAACAAGGCAAGGCATTACTCTCTATTgctatagttttaaaaatgtccaGACAGTAATTCTTTTATAGGTTGGGGGAGTGAGGCTCAGAGGTACAGAAACTTGCCTGAGGCAAGTTAGGTCATGAGAATCCTCCACCAGTTCTCCTCACcgtgtcttctttctctttcccagcTTCTGCAGCCTGATCATGTTCACCCATCCCTTCATCAGTCTAATATTTATTAACCAGGATGAGCTAGGCCCTGTGCCTGATGCTGGGGGAAAGAGTCAAACTTTCTGCTCCCACAGAACTCTTAGTCTGGGGTAGAGGGAGACAGATGAATAAATAGGAAATTATAAATACTATCGTGAGAGCAGATCTAAAACTGAGATCTGGATGATCCTAAGACAAACTTGCTCCTACAGTCTTCCCTGTCTGTAGAGGCCAAGTTCTTTCTTCCAACCCTCTGGTTGCTTAGGGTAGAGCCAAGTGTCTTCCTGATTCCTCTTGTGACGCACGTTGGTCTATTGGCAAATAGCGCCTCTGTACCCTCGGGATCAGCCAGAGCCTGAACCTGACTTGCTGCCTTTACCCCTGCTCCTGAAGCAGCACCACCCCTGCTCAGATGGGCCACTGCACCGGTCTCATGAGTGgtctccctgctgccctgccccgcTCTCCTTCCTGTCTGTCAGGACAGAAGCCAGAGGGATCTGCTCACAGTGCAGGTCAGAGCATGCAGGCCTTGCCAGAACTCCCCAAGACTTCCCATCTCAGAGTGAGAGGGGGACCTCCTAGTGACCTGCAGTCCTGAAAATCTAATCATCCACGCACCCACTTCGGACCTCGCCTCCTGCCACTTTGTCCCAGACTCCTCCTGGGACGGCCTCCTTGCAATTCCCCAACGTGCTGGACCTGCTCCTGCGGCACGGCCTGTGTGCGTGCGTTTCCTCTGCCTGGTGTGTTCCTCATCCAGACTTAGCAGCGCCTCATTCCTGCTCCCTTCAGGTTCTTCTTGTCAGTGGTGCCTTTCCTGGCCACACCGTGTAGCACACAAACCCTTCCCCAGCTCAGCTCTCCTTTAGCTTTCTTGTTTCTGCTTATCACTGCCATCACACAGAGTCTTGCTTTCTGTTGTCTCCACCCATGCCCCACTATTCCCAGGAGGGCAAGGATTTTGGCTTCCTGGGCATTCTGCTGTACCCCCAGCACCAAGAACAGTGCCCAATCTATTTGGGCAAAAGGATGAATGGAGTgcgaagagagagagacgtgtgtGAGGGAGCATGGGAGTACAGAGAAGGGGCGACTTCGTGGAGTGGGGGCCGTCAGGTAGGAGATCTCGGAAGAGActgtgccagagctgagccttgaAGACCAAGAGGAGTGAACAGGACAAGTGAAGGCCGACAGGTGGAGCGCAAAGGATTGTTCTTGAGGGATTCGCAGAGAAACAGGCACTCAGTAACTCTCTGTTGCAGGACTAAATGGATGGAGGCAGAGGAAGCTCTTCcgggcagggaggcagcaggagcagcgTGCCTGCTGGAGCAGAGAACgggcaggaggaggtgggcagAGGTGAGGGGAGCTGGGACACAGCACTGAAGGGGTGAGAAGAAGGCAGCAGTCTGGTCATTAGTGTGAATCATTCTGAAGAAGACGGCTTTAACGCCGAAGCTGGCGTCAGAGCCCGTGAGGGTTGAGCACCCTGAAGAGCACCCCGTCTCCTCCTGCAGTGGCGTAGTTGGTCGGCAAAGTGCATATGCTCAACACACGGGGCATGTCCTTCCATACATCTTGCAGGGGCTCCAGTGTGCGGAGTGGACAGCAGAGAGAAAGCTGGAGCGAGGCCCACCTGGAGGTGGGATGAGAACCAGACAGAAGAGACAGTTCTGGGACTCACCCTCCAGTGTGCTGAGATTGACGTTCAGTGCTTCAACCTCGCCTGTGATAATGGGGCAGAGCTGGCCatgaaaggaatttaaaaaaaaaagcagattattTATTGAAACAAAAGCCACTACTGGTGTATTATCCCTTTGGTCATCAAGACTTTCCCTAAAATCCGCGGATGCCCATGAGCCTCAAGTTCCGACGGTCTGGGCATTAAGTCATTGAATGCTGGCTCATCTTCATAGCAACTGCGGCCACACCTGCTGAGCCCCATAAAAGAGTGAGCCCTTGGCCTTTCTCTCGGTGGCATGATGGGGCATGTGCCACCGACCATGCAGTTGCTGTTGCACCTGACGAACCTGTTGCGGGAGCAGCTGCATCTTTCCTAATGGCTGGGGGTGCTGCCCGCCTCCCATTCTCTATCAGCAGCTCCATGTCCTGCTGGGAGTGGTTTTCGGGAGTGGTTTTCGAGATTTTACTTACCACCCTGGGCTAGTTTGAGAGCCCCTCCTACGAGAGATCTATTCAGAAATCTTAGTCTTGAATGGGGCTAAAGCTTATCTGTAGGATGTGCCTGCTGCTTGCTCACTGATgtgcttggcacagtggtgaTAGCAAAGGCTTGAAAGTCTAGGCACCTGGAGGTGAACCTTGGCCAGTTCCCTGGACTctggcctcaatttcctcatctgcaatGCAGTAAGTAGACATCAAGGCAATCCATGGAGAACCGCCAGCTCATAATGAGCACCCAGGAAATGTTGGCTGTGGTTCTTTCAATCCCTCTCTACAGCATTAAGGGGCAGGCACTACTCGCCCCTATGAACACAGGGGAAAATCAAAGCTAAGAGAAGGTGAGTTCCCACAAATCACACAGCTGGGATTTGACATCTGATCTGACGCAGCTGTGGTCTGAGCCGTCTTTTCCATTTTCCAGTGGCACAGACAGAACTACGGAAGCAAAGCATCCATTATCTCTAAGCCACGCATAAACTAGAGGCCTGCTTAGCTGCTGCCCACTGTGCACAATTCATCCTTCCTTGGCATCCTGCCAGAGGCCAAAGCACCGTGCCCTGTTTCACACAGAGAAGAGGTCAGATGCAGGGTCCTTCCCGGTGACAGAATCATGTGTACACTCACTGGCGCTCAGTCCCTCTcagggaaggacagagaaagacTAGGAAGCTTCAAGTCCCCTGGCCAGCTCTGCCACCTCCGGGACAAGCTACGTGATGTTACTGAGTGTTGACTTCCTCGCCGACTTTCCTCAAGCACCTTTTGTCTGCTAAGCACTGAGCTGAGCAAGCACCATCCTTGCCCTCTTCTCCGGAAGTCTCCCTTCATTGCCAGCCCTCTTCATCCCTGTACTGGTCCTTCCCAAAACACGGGGTAAATAAAGGCACAGGGAAGACATGAGGGGATGGAAAGAGAGTGCCTAGCCAACTTCATCTTTCCCTTCCTCACTGAGTCCTGGAATCAGGACGCCTACAGCTTTGGAAGGCTTCTTAACATTATTCTACTTTCTTAACTTATTCTGTTGCCTGTAAATACTCATATCTTCTcgtctctcttcttccttacctACCCAAGTCCTACTAAACACCAAGGCCCAGCTCAAGCCGTGCGTCCTTCAAAAGTATCTCCCAGGACACTCGCAGGTCCCCATTTCCCTGAAAAATGTTTCTGTTCAATCCAATGACCATGTGACAGAATTCATCCTCTTCCCATTTCTGTTTGAAACCTCACTTTCTAAATAGAGAAGTTTCTTCCTCATTGATATTCTCAAGACTCCAGTCCAGTGCTGGAATACAGTAGGTATATAACAAGTAAATTCTTGTTGATTATTTGTCCACTCTGTAGCAAAAAGCCTGAGGGAGGGGATGCTGCTTTGTTTATCTCTAAATCCCTAGTACTTGCCACAGTGTTAGGCACAGTGTTAGGCACATGGTAGGGTTTTGAGAAACTTATTAAGTTGCAAAGGACAATATGTGTCAAAGTGCTCTGGAAGGTATCTAACACAGAGCGGGTGCTCAGAAAAGATTTACTGACTAAGAATTAATTAAACCTGGTAGAACTGGTACTGATACCATTTTACTGTGGTTGTCTAAACTTTAAAGACTTACCATttcatttaaattctttaaaataggtTTCTCCATGGGCTCAGCAAAGGAGTTATACAGGACACTaggaaaacaagacagaaaaatatattcaGGGACCATCACATGATGGCCATACACCTCTGGTAGGTACCGCCTGAGCATCTGGCTCCGGGCTAGCCATTTCTTATTATAGAGCTCTCACTCACCTGAACTGTCCAAAAAATGAGACGTGGGCATGGCTCACTTGGGCATAGCAGTCTTCAAGTTTCAGGAGAGGCTGACCAAAGTCATTTCGGTTTAGGATAATGTTACCAGTAAAGTAGACCCCGGAGAGGAACAGATTTGCTCCTCCTGCGTCTTTGCTGTTCAGAGAAAAAGTGCAAGGTTACCCTAGTCTGGGCCAGGCATGGAGGTGGATCCTGCTTCTCCGATTACCCAGAGACTCTAAGCTCCTGGAGGGCAGAGACTTGGTCATGTTTACCTCTGGATTCCTGGCACCTACAACAGGTAGGAGCAAAGTAGGTGCTAAGTGAATATGCACTGAACAAATGAAGTAGCAGATATGCGAATGG
The window above is part of the Oryctolagus cuniculus chromosome 11, mOryCun1.1, whole genome shotgun sequence genome. Proteins encoded here:
- the BPIFC gene encoding BPI fold-containing family C protein isoform X2, with translation MYAKTIPVIWGCFFLWNLYSSSSQTIYPGIKARVTQRALDYGVQAGMEMIGQMLKERNIPDLQGSESLDFLKVDYVDYNFSNIKINAFSFPNTSLAFVPGVGIKALTNHGTANVSTNWAVKSPLFKDAGGANLFLSGVYFTGNIILNRNDFGQPLLKLEDCYAQVSHAHVSFFGQFSVLYNSFAEPMEKPILKNLNEMLCPIITGEVEALNVNLSTLEVLTKIDNYTLLDYSIIDSPEITENSLDVNFKGTFYPLENPVDPPFSPAPFVLPERSDSMLYIGISEYFFKSASFAYYTAGAFDVTFSTKEISNHLIQNSQGLGNVLSRIADIYILAQPFMVRIMATEPPIINLQPGNFSLDIPASIMMLTQPENSTMKTIVSMDFVASTSVGLVILGQRLICSLSLNRFRLSLPEPKRSKIEVLRFENILSSILHFGVLPLANAKLQQGFPLPNPYNISFVNSDIEVLQSFLLISTDLRYEASLKQQPSLAGWKDLNLLSGQWQGKPAP
- the BPIFC gene encoding BPI fold-containing family C protein precursor (The RefSeq protein has 2 substitutions compared to this genomic sequence), yielding MYAKTIPVIWGCFFLWNLYSSSSQTIYPGIKARVTQRALDYGVQAGMEMIGQMLKERNIPDLQGSESLDFLKVDYVDYNFSNIKINAFSFPNTSLAFVPGVGIKALTNHGTANVSTNWAVKSPLFKDAGGANLFLSGVYFTGNIILNRNDFGQPLLKLEDCYAQVSHAHVSFFGQFSVLYNSFAEPMEKPILKNLNEMLCPIITGEVEALNVNLSTLEVLTKIDNYTLLDYSIIDSPEITENSLDVNFKGTFYPLENLVDTPFSPAPFVLPERSDSMLYIGISEYFFKSASFAYYTAGAFDVTFSTKEISNHLIQNSQGLGNVLSRIADIYILAQPFMVRIMATEPPIINLQPGNFSLDIPASIMMLTQPENSTMKTIVSMDFVASTSVGLVILGQRLICSLSLNRFRLSLPEPKRSKIEVLRFENILSSILHFGVLPLANAKLQQGFPLPNPYNISFVNSDIEVLQSFLLISTDLRYEASLKQQPSLAGWKDLNLLSGQWQGKPAP
- the BPIFC gene encoding BPI fold-containing family C protein isoform X1, producing MDRENVTEKTMQDYCDDTLWRPFSEPIYSLLLSTTYAYMYAKTIPVIWGCFFLWNLYSSSSQTIYPGIKARVTQRALDYGVQAGMEMIGQMLKERNIPDLQGSESLDFLKVDYVDYNFSNIKINAFSFPNTSLAFVPGVGIKALTNHGTANVSTNWAVKSPLFKDAGGANLFLSGVYFTGNIILNRNDFGQPLLKLEDCYAQVSHAHVSFFGQFSVLYNSFAEPMEKPILKNLNEMLCPIITGEVEALNVNLSTLEVLTKIDNYTLLDYSIIDSPEITENSLDVNFKGTFYPLENPVDPPFSPAPFVLPERSDSMLYIGISEYFFKSASFAYYTAGAFDVTFSTKEISNHLIQNSQGLGNVLSRIADIYILAQPFMVRIMATEPPIINLQPGNFSLDIPASIMMLTQPENSTMKTIVSMDFVASTSVGLVILGQRLICSLSLNRFRLSLPEPKRSKIEVLRFENILSSILHFGVLPLANAKLQQGFPLPNPYNISFVNSDIEVLQSFLLISTDLRYEASLKQQPSLAGWKDLNLLSGQWQGKPAP
- the BPIFC gene encoding BPI fold-containing family C protein isoform X3; amino-acid sequence: MEMIGQMLKERNIPDLQGSESLDFLKVDYVDYNFSNIKINAFSFPNTSLAFVPGVGIKALTNHGTANVSTNWAVKSPLFKDAGGANLFLSGVYFTGNIILNRNDFGQPLLKLEDCYAQVSHAHVSFFGQFSVLYNSFAEPMEKPILKNLNEMLCPIITGEVEALNVNLSTLEVLTKIDNYTLLDYSIIDSPEITENSLDVNFKGTFYPLENPVDPPFSPAPFVLPERSDSMLYIGISEYFFKSASFAYYTAGAFDVTFSTKEISNHLIQNSQGLGNVLSRIADIYILAQPFMVRIMATEPPIINLQPGNFSLDIPASIMMLTQPENSTMKTIVSMDFVASTSVGLVILGQRLICSLSLNRFRLSLPEPKRSKIEVLRFENILSSILHFGVLPLANAKLQQGFPLPNPYNISFVNSDIEVLQSFLLISTDLRYEASLKQQPSLAGWKDLNLLSGQWQGKPAP